A DNA window from Linepithema humile isolate Giens D197 chromosome 6, Lhum_UNIL_v1.0, whole genome shotgun sequence contains the following coding sequences:
- the LOC137000745 gene encoding uncharacterized protein F54H12.2-like yields the protein MSFLHTHSNECLKSELDLFSLPLTQTSIENSQWIYYKPVTSLADDAPIEFVIPGHGEDYLDLTHTMLSLRVRVESSPLAGGGTAVGTPEFKVGPVNHLLHSMFNQIDIYFNQKLVSPPNNAYAYRAYIEALLNYSSPTKNSHLTCCLWDMDTPGLMDALLESQTPNQALVRRSRYIRDEQALNLIGHLHCDVFNQDKFLINGVEVRMRLVRSKDSFCLMEYNSLSKIRLLDASLLVRRAKISPGVLLSHARMLSKTTAKYPLTKVEVKTFTIHAGLVGESIDNVILGQLPKRVIVGFVDNRAFNGDRKLNPFNFKNYGINFFSLYADGMQIPSRPLQPNFSKDEGLYVEAYHTLFSGTGIHFLNEGNSISREDYGQGYTLFAFDLTPDLSAHCAGHWNLVKHGSLRLEVKFEKALTATVNCIVYAEFDNILEIDSSRQVIVDFAG from the coding sequence ATGTCCTTTCTTCATACACATTCAAACGAGTGTTTAAAAAGTGAActcgatctcttttctttaccaCTCACACAAACCAGCATCGAGAATTCGCAatggatttattacaaacccGTAACGTCGCTCGCGGACGACGCGCCTATAGAATTCGTCATACCCGGTCATGGAGAAGATTATCTAGATCTCACGCACACCATGCTGAGTCTTCGCGTACGCGTAGAATCTTCCCCCCTAGCAGGAGGTGGTACCGCCGTTGGCACCCCCGAATTCAAAGTAGGTCCTGTAAATCATTTACTGCATTCCATGTTCAACCAAAtcgacatatatttcaatcaaaaactcGTGTCGCCCCCAAACAACGCTTACGCGTATCGGGCTTACATCGaggcgttattaaattattcttcaccCACAAAAAACTCCCATCTGACTTGCTGTCTGTGGGATATGGATACCCCAGGTTTAATGGACGCCCTCCTAGAGTCGCAAACCCCAAATCAGGCTCTCGTGAGACGCTCGCGTTACATTCGAGACGAACAGGCGCTAAATCTCATAGGCCATCTTCACTGCGACGTTTTCAACCAGgataaattcttaatcaaCGGGGTGGAAGTTAGAATGAGGCTCGTTCGCTCGAAAGATTCGTTTTGCCTTATGGAATATAATTCACTGTCAAAAATACGCCTTCTAGACGCTAGTCTGCTCGTTAGAAGAGCAAAGATAAGCCCTGGTGTGTTACTCTCGCATGCGAGAATGTTGAGTAAAACCACCGCCAAATATCCTCTCACAAAAGTCGAggttaaaacatttacgattCACGCTGGACTCGTAGGGGAATCGatagataatgtaatactCGGACAACTGCCAAAACGTGTAATAGTCGGTTTTGTCGATAACAGAGCGTTTAATGGTGATAGAAAACTGAAtccgtttaatttcaaaaactacggtataaatttcttttctctgtatGCCGATGGTATGCAAATTCCCAGTAGACCGTTACAACCGAACTTCTCGAAAGACGAAGGCCTTTACGTCGAAGCCTACCACACGCTCTTCTCGGGAACCGGCATTCACTTCTTGAACGAGGGAAATTCTATAAGTAGAGAGGATTATGGCCAGGGCTACACTCTTTTCGCTTTCGATCTTACCCCCGACTTGTCCGCTCATTGCGCCGGACATTGGAATCTCGTGAAACATGGTAGTTTGCGATTAgaagtgaaatttgaaaagGCGCTTACCGCGACCGTTAATTGTATCGTTTACGCAGAGTTCGATAACATTCTAGAAATAGACTCCTCTCGACAAGTTATCGTCGATTTTGCCGGTTAG
- the LOC137000334 gene encoding A disintegrin and metalloproteinase with thrombospondin motifs 19-like, translating to MINSFCDYLNFLYPKDGIDSLQWDIGLYLTGINLYESEKERKHYSVVGSSFVNYSCTEILSCALVEISSTGPNAVSGFATSRAAAHEIGHLLGMKHDNDFINSTCAKSRYIMTDFQYLRGQVTWFECSRNITKNLRKRKPCLLDHTRREETENPYALGHSRYHDLPGREWTAKEQCELFLRDKDANVVTLHDICQVLQCETPRKNEYFFAGPALDGTRCALEKECRGGECVAVIEPPYIFPYCEDNNWSEWKEDSCKSSCLTQSKGVVIKRRFCTHGTYKTASCNGPYYDVVLCNDSRLCTGKRKRITEYATIKCTEYNLKVKKGGGKYFNYDPENGPGWKVIHDKTKPWIACTVYCRRIVSAAKKQYEYVARLEMLDLDIDPYFPDGTLRRWPELLLPPALLSTGKLLNPRIIVESFLICVE from the exons ATGATCAATTCATTCTGCGAttacttgaattttttgtatcctaaAGACGGGATTGATTCGCTTCAGTGGGACATTGGTCTTTACCTGACCGGAATAAATCTATATGAGTCAGAAAAGGAACGAAAGCATTATAGTGTTGTAGGAAGTTCTTTCGTCAATTACTCGTGTACCGAGATTTTATCGTGCGCTTTAGTAGAAATCAGTTCTACCGGTCCTAACGCAGTCTCGGGTTTTGCGACGTCTCGTGCTGCTGCTCATGAAATCGGCCATCT aTTAGGAATGAAACACGATAATGACTTCATCAATTCGACGTGTGCGAAAAGCAGATACATAATGacagattttcaatatttgcggGGACAAGTAACATGGTTTGAGTGTAGTCGTAACATTACAAAAAATCTCAGGAAAAGAAAACCGTGTCTTCTCGATCATACAAGACGAGAAGAGACCGAAAATCCATATGCACTGGGCCATTCGCGTTATCACGATTTGCCAGGAAGAGAATGGACCGCCAAAGAgcaatgtgaattatttttacgcgacaaaGATGCAAACGTAGTCACGTTGCATGATATATGTCAAGTCTTACAATGCGAAACGCCTCGCAAAAATGAGTATTTCTTTGCCGGACCTGCGTTGGATG gaacACGTTGTGCACTCGAGAAAGAATGTCGCGGCGGAGAATGCGTGGCCGTTATCGAACCACCATACATTTTTCCGTATTGTGAAGACAATAATtggagtgaatggaaagaaGACTCCTGTAAAAGCAGTTGCTTGACGCAATCCAAAGGCGTGGTAATCAAACGACGTTTTTGCACACATGGTACTTACAAAACGGCTAGTTGTAATGGGCCATATTACGACGTGGTTCTTTGCAATGACTCAAGACTTTGCACTGGAAAACGCAAAAGAATTACCGAATATGCTACCATAAAATGCACCGAATACAATTTAAAGGTGAAAAAGGGAGgcggaaaatatttcaactatgATCCAGAAAATGGGCCGGGATGGAAGGTCATTCATGATAAGACGAAACCGTGGATAGCCTGTACCGTATATTGCCGACGAATTGTATCTGCTGCAAAAAAGCAATATGAATATGTGGCACGCCTGGAAATGCTCGACTTAGATATCGAcccatactttccagatggGACACTACGAAGATGGCCAGAATTATTACTGCCTCCAGCATTACTGTCTACCGGAAAACTACTCAATCCAAGAATAATTGTCGAGAGCTTCTTGATATGTGTAGAGTag
- the LOC137000744 gene encoding uncharacterized protein, whose amino-acid sequence MYNLKLIDFFDPTEDNDEKNFEVFAKFAGVCPSAVLAVLFHLGHFASYQRLVIYAGEIIEMRSIFGDGEVEDAGGHIAFLLFYFHRSILEASENGRARIELTPEPPLVNLDSESEEEEVGTHEVSSFDEEEIFSPEFNQEGENTIIIEDSEEEEDEDDDDDEVQEEDMGEELSGTEEQTLEELLRERVQFGGGGGGMEENTQQQQQSAENQAEETDDNEIGVRGEGRLEREEDEEALFPENQVGAPEQIANHNGDNFNYLDLIRENVREFRNFGVVGREAGFRLRSLPEGEEVYAWLENAFRELHAYAVLSCVPGDYIGLSFDSPNLSHGPAGISFRPSRDLTHENIWNLVSSLAQSSGGLNVAQEFNIHVYRVTPPTGRAGNALDIAGKRSILTISNSDNLCFPRALVTAQIYNERGNLRTGSLQERWNAVRYRHSSLQRELARDLTRKVGITIPEEGCGIREIEHFQQYLAAENIAIMVYSAETFGHGGKVLFDGNAILASLHREPVACLNLLHYAELRHYSVILNLRAAAGSRGYCVPCNVGYRSDVGGHRCSNKCPRCYAVPSCERFDAERIHCENCNRKFFNHACLEHHRAQKSYDGQSSRSVCNTVCSCKECGRLIERNRQHECGVTYCSTCRSAQPLNHLCHMLPLPHKANFRTNDTEHILGEGGEQQQNAGEYVLKTESRVAFVFYDFETRQDDTLQGTASVNIHVPTLCVAQQICETCAEIEDTSVRCRWCGIREYIFCRDPVKEFVNFATRPTKYFKHIICIAHNAKAFDAQFILRYIVESGTALEPRVILNGTKIVVLTVGHTKFIDSINYMPMRLSELPKAFGLTNTSDKGIFPHLFNTNDNQSYVGPLPDIRYYSPNSMNTNEREKFLAWHAEMIRTNYVFDFECEILRYCRNDVNILRRACMSFRKIFLKCGRVCPFEECTTIASTCMRVFRKNFLREREIGIIPPGGYRRANTQSRKALQWLVWKERELGHNITHAGRTREYRLQDGTLVDGYYESVENGITHYHVLQFHGCFWHECPSCFKINRDRELTVNNERGDTIDLRYERTIATTYRLRRRGYSVIEKWECVFDREMMENREMREFLQNHSMIEIEPLNPRDAFYGGRTGNIVTRYEITDTEKIRYVDVCSLYPYVLKIGVFPIGHPTVYVAEECSTLIGIGPCYNFDSVEDLVRCRVLPPSDLFHPVLPYRVRGKLLFALCRSCCETFSHEECTHEPSEREFEGTWVLLELRKAIDKGYLVTRVCEIWQYTTARYDPDTQQGGLFTEYINTFLKLKQEASGWPSECEDDVSKEQYLRDYEKTEGVVLDKQNIAKNPGLRSVAKLCLNSFWGKFGQRSNLPNTEIVKTQQRLASLLTSPQHEIIEILPVNEEVMYVSWRLREELDVPSPLTNVVIAAFTTAQARLVLYEYLDKLDRRVLYYDTDSCIYVSSGVSDEYKVRKGNFLGDMTDELESYGRGSYIEAFVSGGPKFYAYVVCTAEGQTREVCKVKGITLNFENSRLVNFNSIRELLLRKEREGQEEEEEGTESATVESRSINLRFRAIRRTAFHEIITRDEVKACTPVLLKRRFLDSRCSVPYGYLSER is encoded by the exons ATGTACAACTTGAAActgattgatttttttgatcCGACTGAAG AcaacgatgaaaaaaattttgaagtgtttgcgaaatttgcGGGGGTGTGTCCTAGTGCAGTGCTAGCGGTGCTATTTCACTTGGGGCATTTTGCCTCCTATCAGAGACTTGTAATCTACGCGGGTGAAATTATCGAAATGAGAAGTATTTTCGGTGATGGAGAAGTGGAGGATGCGGGTGGGCATATagcttttctattattttattttcatcgatcgattttGGAAGCGAGTGAAAACG gGCGTGCACGTATCGAGCTCACACCTGAGCCACCTCTCGTTAACTTGGATAGCGAgagcgaggaagaagaagtTGGAACTCACGAAGTGAGTTCATTTGACGAGGAAGAGATTTTTTCACCAG AGTTTAACCAAGAAggtgaaaatacaataataatagaagattcggaggaggaggaggatgaggatgatgatgatgatgaggtACAAGAGGAAGATATGGGGGAGGAGCTGAGTGGAACGGAAGAACAGACTCTAGAGGAACTTTTGAGGGAAAGag TTCAGTTTGGtggaggagggggaggaaTGGAAGAAAacacgcagcagcagcagcagtcggCGGAAAATCAAGCCGAAGAAACCGACGACAACGAGATAGGAGTTCGTGGGGAGGGGAGActggagagagaagaggatgAGGAAGCGTTGTTTCCGGAGAATCAGGTTGGTGCGCCGGAACAGATCGCGAATCATAACggggataattttaattatttagatttaataagGGAAAACGTGCGTGAGTTTAGAAATTTCGGTGTAGTAGGGAGAGAGGCTGGTTTTCGCCTTCGATCATTACCAGAGGGGGAGGAGGTTTACGCGTGGTTAGAAAACGCGTTTCGCGAGCTTCACGCGTACGCGGTACTTTCCTGTGTTCCCGGTGATTACATCGGACTTAGTTTCGATTCCCCGAATCTTTCACACGGGCCCGCGGGTATTTCGTTCCGACCATCTCGTGATTTGACTCACGAGAATATCTGGAACCTCGTGAGTTCGTTAGCTCAAAGCTCCGGGGGCTTGAACGTAGCGCAAGAATTCAATATCCACGTTTACCGTGTCACTCCTCCTACGGGTCGTGCGGGTAATGCGCTTGATATCGCTGGTAAACGCTCGATTTTAACGATATCCAACTCGGATAACTTATGTTTTCCTCGCGCACTCGTAACGGCGCAAATTTACAATGAACGTGGTAATTTACGTACGGGTAGTCTACAAGAAAGATGGAACGCCGTGAGATACCGTCATTCCTCGTTACAACGTGAGTTGGCACGTGATTTAACGAGGAAAGTCGGTATTACAATTCCAGAAGAGGGTTGCGGTATTCGCGAAATCGAGCATTTTCAGCAATATTTAGCCGCGGAAAACATTGCGATAATGGTTTATAGCGCGGAAACTTTTGGTCACGGGGGTAAAGTCTTATTTGATGGAAATGCGATACTAGCCTCACTACATCGCGAACCGGTCGCGTGTTTAAACCTATTACATTACGCTGAATTACGACATTACagcgttattttaaatttaagagccGCCGCGGGTAGCCGAGGTTATTGTGTACCGTGTAACGTCGGTTACCGCAGCGATGTAGGGGGACACCGATGCTCAAATAAATGCCCTCGGTGTTACGCGGTACCTTCGTGCGAGCGATTCGACGCGGAGCGTATTCattgcgaaaattgtaatcgcaaatttttcaatcacgCGTGTCTTGAGCATCATCGTGCGCAAAAATCATACGATGGGCAATCGTCTCGTAGCGTTTGCAACACCGTATGTTCTTGCAAAGAATGCGGTCGTTTAATCGAGCGTAATAGACAACACGAATGCGGCGTGACTTACTGTTCAACGTGTCGTTCTGCCCAGCCGTTGAATCATCTTTGTCACATGCTTCCTCTCCCTCACAAAGCTAATTTCCGTACTAACGACACGGAGCATATTTTGGGAGAGGGAGGAGAGCAACAACAAAACGCGGGTGAGTACGTACTTAAAACAGAAAGTCGCGTCGCATTCGTGTTTTACGATTTCGAGACGCGACAGGATGACACGCTTCAAGGTACCGCGAGTGTAAATATTCACGTACCTACACTTTGCGTCGCGCAGCAGATTTGCGAAACGTGTGCCGAGATTGAGGATACTTCGGTGCGCTGTCGGTGGTGCGGTATTCGTGAATACATATTTTGTCGTGATCCTGTAAAGGAGTTTGTAAATTTCGCGACACGTccgactaaatattttaaacacataatttGTATAGCTCATAACGCGAAAGCATTCGATGCGCAATTTATCCTACGTTATATTGTTGAGAGCGGAACCGCCTTAGAACCGCGGGTAATCTTAAACGGGACGAAAATTGTAGTACTAACAGTGGGACATACGAAATTTATcgatagtattaattatatgccaATGCGTTTATCGGAGTTACCGAAGGCTTTTGGCCTGACGAATACTTCGGACAAAGGCATTTTTccacatttatttaataccaaCGATAATCAGTCATATGTCGGTCCGTTGCCGgatattcgatattattcACCCAATAGTATGAATACGAACGAGCGAGAAAAGTTTTTAGCGTGGCACGCGGAAATGATTCGTACGAATTATGTGTTTGATTTCGAATGCGAGATATTGCGTTACTGTCGCAACGACGTGAATATTCTAAGACGCGCGTGTATGTCTTTCAGAAAGATTTTCTTGAAGTGCGGTCGCGTGTGTCCGTTCGAGGAATGCACAACCATCGCTTCCACGTGTATGAgggtttttagaaaaaactttttacgtgaaagagaaattggaaTAATTCCACCGGGCGGGTACAGACGCGCGAATACCCAATCGCGGAAGGCGCTTCAGTGGCTGGTGTGGAAGGAGCGCGAGCTCGGACATAACATCACCCACGCAGGACGCACTCGGGAATATCGTCTGCAAGACGGCACGCTAGTCGATGGTTATTACGAGTCGGTGGAAAACGGTATAACACACTATCACGTGTTGCAATTCCACGGTTGTTTTTGGCACGAATGTCCGTCGTGTTTTAAGATTAATCGCGATAGGGAACTAACGGTAAACAACGAACGCGGCGATACGATTGATTTGCGTTATGAGCGCACCATCGCAACAACGTATCGTCTTCGAAGACGGGGGTACTCGGTGATAGAGAAGTGGGAATGCGTCTTTGATCGCGAAATGATGGAAAATAGGGAAATGcgtgaatttttacaaaatcacTCGATGATAGAAATTGAGCCGCTCAACCCGCGCGATGCGTTCTACGGTGGACGTACGGGGAACATCGTGACGCGGTACGAGATTACGGATACGGAGAAGATACGCTACGTGGATGTGTGTTCTCTGTACCCGTACGTACTGAAGATCGGGGTTTTCCCGATCGGACATCCCACGGTGTATGTCGCGGAGGAATGCTCGACTCTAATTGGCATAGGACCgtgttacaattttgattCCGTCGAAGATCTCGTGCGTTGCAGGGTACTCCCTCCGAGCGATCTCTTTCACCCCGTATTACCCTATCGCGTGCGTGGAAAGCTACTATTCGCGTTGTGTCGCAGTTGTTGCGAAACATTTTCACACGAAGAATGTACCCACGAGCCGTCCGAGCGAGAATTCGAGGGTACGTGGGTATTGCTTGAATTGCGCAAAGCCATCGACAAAGGTTATCTCGTAACGAGGGTTTGTGAGATTTGGCAATACACCACAGCTCGCTACGATCCCGATACACAGCAGGGTGGATTATTCACGgaatatataaacacatttttaaaattgaaacaagaaGCCAGCGGATGGCCGAGCGAGTGTGAGGATGACGTGTCTAAAGAACAATATCTTCGCGACTACGAGAAAACCGAGGGTGTCGTTCTCGATAAGCAAAACATCGCGAAAAATCCTGGTTTGCGCTCGGTCGCGAAGCtatgtttaaattctttttggggGAAATTTGGTCAACGATCCAACCTGCCGAATACCGAGATCGTAAAAACTCAACAGCGTTTAGCGAGTTTACTCACGAGTCCTCAGCATGagataatcgaaatattaCCCGTAAACGAAGAAGTAATGTATGTTTCGTGGCGACTGCGAGAAGAGCTGGACGTACCCTCGCCTCTTACTAACGTGGTTATAGCGGCTTTCACGACGGCACAGGCGCGTCTTGTATTATacgaatatttagataaattggatcgtcgcgttttatattacgatacCGACTCATGTATTTACGTGAGCAGCGGTGTCTCCGATGAATACAAAGTGCGTAAAGGTAATTTCCTAGGCGATATGACGGACGAACTCGAGAGCTATGGTCGCGGTAGCTATATCGAGGCGTTTGTATCGGGTGGTCCGAAATTTTACGCATACGTGGTTTGCACAGCGGAAGGGCAAACGCGAGAAGTTTGCAAAGTAAAGGGCATAACtctaaatttcgaaaactcacgcttagttaattttaatagtattagggaattattattacgtaaagAGCGAGAAGGtcaagaggaggaggaggaagggaCGGAGTCGGCAACGGTAGAATCGCGTTCGATAAATCTACGTTTCAGAGCAATTCGACGTACAGCCTTTCACGAAATAATAACACGCGACGAAGTGAAAGCTTGCACACCCGTGTTGCTAAAACGTAGATTTCTCGACAGTCGTTGTTCCGTCCCTTATGGATATTTATCCGAACGCTAA